One segment of Leptospiraceae bacterium DNA contains the following:
- a CDS encoding response regulator encodes MKIEILIIDDSHEIGAALQMIIENLGFRSKYFDSPDKAIPYFRNELNPIIFLDIFLPNDNGLNLLPEVKKISSFTQVIMMSGESDIQSVVSSLKNKASDFLLKPFSLESVKIAIERAIEYYTLLKNNHNYQENLEHNMRFISTIQKQVVSPKLNSDLVYADFHAYSFVSGCFHYTQEVDGNSIIIFGEIEGNGVTSSFIGLLTICILKDILKNETVPSKILSALNNELYYKINIHTLTAICLHLNKKEKVVYYSNGGGTNPILFSKNQSDVIHLESEVSNIIGVMPNSEFITMEKKLEEDSILLIYNTGFLPTEKNAKLNFDLFVLNMLKIYQNESNFTDMKKTIDTYIAENLKLYPEKNLSFLLQKF; translated from the coding sequence GAAAATTTAGGATTTAGGAGTAAATATTTTGATTCTCCAGATAAAGCCATCCCATATTTTCGAAATGAATTAAATCCTATTATTTTCTTAGATATTTTTCTTCCGAACGACAATGGTTTGAACTTACTTCCAGAAGTTAAAAAAATCAGCTCATTTACGCAAGTAATCATGATGAGTGGAGAAAGCGATATACAATCAGTAGTATCAAGTCTTAAAAATAAAGCATCTGACTTTTTATTAAAACCATTTTCCTTGGAGTCAGTAAAAATAGCTATTGAAAGAGCTATCGAATATTATACTCTTTTAAAAAATAATCATAACTACCAAGAAAATTTAGAACACAATATGAGATTTATCTCAACCATACAGAAACAAGTTGTTTCCCCAAAACTGAATTCTGATCTAGTCTATGCTGACTTTCATGCTTATTCTTTTGTTTCAGGCTGTTTTCATTACACGCAAGAAGTTGACGGAAATTCAATTATTATTTTTGGAGAAATCGAAGGTAATGGAGTTACTTCCAGTTTTATTGGACTTTTAACTATTTGTATTCTAAAGGATATTTTAAAAAATGAAACCGTTCCAAGTAAGATTCTTTCAGCGTTAAATAATGAATTATATTATAAAATAAATATTCATACACTAACGGCTATTTGCCTCCACTTAAATAAAAAAGAAAAAGTTGTATATTATTCAAATGGAGGTGGGACCAATCCAATTCTATTTTCAAAAAATCAATCAGACGTAATACATCTAGAATCCGAAGTATCAAATATAATTGGTGTAATGCCTAATTCTGAATTTATTACAATGGAAAAGAAATTGGAAGAAGATTCAATACTACTAATTTACAATACAGGATTTTTACCTACCGAAAAGAATGCAAAGTTAAACTTTGACCTTTTCGTTTTAAATATGCTCAAAATTTATCAAAATGAGAGTAACTTTACTGATATGAAAAAGACTATAGATACATACATAGCAGAAAATTTAAAACTTTATCCAGAAAAAAATCTATCATTTCTCTTGCAAAAGTTTTAA